One genomic window of Cheilinus undulatus linkage group 7, ASM1832078v1, whole genome shotgun sequence includes the following:
- the nppc gene encoding C-type natriuretic peptide: protein MNLSYLVACGLMVTLLSVRTSAKPLTQAQQKSLRSLLGEELAEFLESEERERRLDAVRSRIRLLRDLRMDTRARGMWARLLNDQPAPRKHKSGNKKGGTTSRSGCFGHKMDRIGTISGMGC, encoded by the exons ATGAACTTGTCGTACTTGGTGGCGTGTGGACTTATGGTCACCCTGCTTTCAGTGAGGACGAGCGCAAAACCTTTAACACAAGCGCAGCAGAAG TCTCTTAGAAGTTTGCTGGGCGAGGAGCTGGCGGAGTTTCTGGAGtcggaggagagggagaggaggctAGACGCGGTGCGCTCTCGGATACGGTTACTGCGAGATTTACGCATGGACACCCGGGCCAGAGGAATGTGGGCTCGTCTCCTTAATGACCAACCTGCACCCAGGAAACACAAATCCGGAAACAAGAAAGGGGGAACCACGTCGCGGAGTGGCTGCTTCGGACATAAGATGGACAGGATAGGAACCATCAGTGGGATGGGGTGCTAG
- the ncl gene encoding nucleolin, which yields MVKLAKAANKPVTQKKKAPPPPKEVEESSEEDSSEEEEEMPPPKAAKKTIPAKAAPVVKNGAVAKKAESDDDDDDDDDDSEEESEEEAPPPKKTPAKATPAKPAAKAAPAKAEESDDDEDDDDDDDDDDDSEEEAPPPKKAAKPAAKPPVKAAPAEESSDEDDDDDDDSEEEAPPPKKAAPAKPAAKAAKEESDDDDDEDDDEDDSEEEMDTTPAPAKAKKAGMVKAKEESEEDDDDDDDDDDDDDEEDEAPPVTPSKRKAESKKDTPPAKKAKSDGEGFCLFVGNLNSNKDFEEIKGSLRKFFSKNDLEVVDVRLGGSKRFGYVDFASEEDMQKALELNGKKVMGQEVKLDKPRSKDGSQEGKKERDARTLFVKNLPFSATADDLKELFEDAVDVRLPPGQNGSNRGIAYIEFKTEAEAEKMLEEAQGADVQGRSIMIDYVGEKSQKGAKVAASGAACKTLVVNNLAFSATEEVLQSTFEKAVSIRIPQRDGRPKGFAFLEFESTEDAKDALENLNNTDIEGRSIRLEYSQNSGGRDGGRGNSGPTKTLFVKGLSEDTTDQTLKEAFEGASAARIVTDRDTGSSKGFGFVDFDSEEDCKAAKEAMDDGEIDGCKVTLDYAKPKGEGGFRGGRGGGFGGGFGGRGGGRGRGGFGGFGGRGGGRGGGRGGPRGGRGGRGGFGGGRGGGGGFGAKPQGKKIKFDD from the exons ATGGTGAAGTTAGCAAAG GCAGCAAATAAGCCAGTAactcagaagaaaaaagccccTCCACCCCCTAAAGAAGTGGAGGAATCTAGTGAAGAGGACAGTagtgaagaggaagaagag ATGCCTCCCCCTAAAGCAGCGAAGAAAACCATACCAGCCAAAGCTGCCCCAGTTGTCAAAAATGGCGCTGTtgccaaaaaagcagaaagtgatgatgatgacgatgatgacgACGATGATTCTG AGGAGGAGTCTGAAGAGGAGGCCCCCCCACCTAAAAAGACCCCTGCCAAAGCAACACCGGCTAAACCAGCAGCCAAGGCGGCCCCTGCAAAGGCTGAGGAGtcagatgatgatgaggatgatgatgatgacgatgatgatgatg ATGACTCTGAAGAAGAAGCCCCACCTCCTAAGAAAGCAGCCAAGCCTGCTGCAAAGCCTCCAGTGAAAGCTGCTCCTGCAGAGGAGTCctctgatgaagatgatgatgacgatgatgactCAGAGGAAGAGGCCCCACCTCCAAAAAAGGCTGCCCCAGCCAAACCAGCTGCAAAGGCTGCCAAAGAGGagtctgatgatgatgacgatgaagatgatgatgaagatg ACTCTGAAGAGGAGATGGACACGACTCCTGCCCCAGCAAAGGCAAAGAAAGCAGGCATGGTGAAGGCCAAGGAAGAGTCAGAGGAGGACGATGACgacgacgatgatgatgatgatgatgacgatgaggAGGACGAAG CACCCCCAGTGACTCCCTCTAAGAGGAAGGCAGAGAGCAAGAAGGACACCCCTCCTGCTAAGAAGGCAAAGTCAGATGGTGAAG GTTTCTGTCTATTTGTTGGGAACTTGAACTCCAACAAAGATTTTGAAGAAATCAAAGGCTCTTTAAGAAAATTCTTCTCCAAGAACGACCTCGAGGTTGTTGATGTCAGGTTAGGTGGATCCAA GAGATTTGGTTATGTGGACTTTGCATCTGAGGAGGACATGCAGAAAGCTCTGGAGCTGAACGGCAAAAAGGTCATGGGTCAGGAGGTGAAGTTGGACAAGCCCAGAAGCAAAGATGGCTCACAGGAGGGCAAGAAAG AGAGAGATGCAAGGACCCTTTTTGTAAAAAATCTTCCCTTCTCTGCGACTGCCGACGACCTGAAGGAACTCTTTGAAGATGCAGTTGATGTCAGGTTACCTCCAGGCCAGAACGGTTCAAACAGAGG CATTGCCTACATAGAGTTCAAAACCGAGGCTGAAGCAGAGAAAATGCTGGAGGAGGCTCAGGGAGCAGACGTACAGGGGAGGTCTATCATGATCGACTATGTTGGAGAGAAGAGTCAGAAAGGAGCCAAGGTGGCAG CATCAGGAGCAGCTTGTAAAACACTGGTAGTGAATAATCTGGCCTTCAGTGCCACTGAGGAAGTCCTTCAGTCCACATTTGAGAAGGCTGTTTCTATCAGAATCCCACAGAGAGACGGCAGACCTAAAGG TTTTGCTTTTCTAGAGTTTGAGAGCACAGAGGATGCTAAAGACGCTCTGGAGAACCTCAACAACACAGACATTGAAGGCCGATCAATCAGACTGGAGTACAGTCAGAACAGCGGCGGCAGAGATGGAGGCAGGGGAAACTCAG GTCCAACAAAAACCCTCTTCGTCAAAGGGCTCTCTGAAGACACAACAGATCAAACCCTGAAGGAAGCGTTTGAGGGCGCTTCAGCAGCCAGGATAGTCACAGACAGAGACACCGGGTCATCTAAAGG TTTTGGCTTTGTGGACTTCGATAGCGAGGAGGACTGCAAGGCAGCAAAGGAGGCCATGGATGACGGCGAGATTGATGGTTGCAAGGTCACCCTCGACTACGCCAAGCCCAAGGGTGAAGGCGGCTTCCGAGGAGGCAGAGGCGGTGGATTTGGCGGCGGATTTGGTGGCCGTGGCGGCGGCAGAGGACGTGGTGGTTTCGGTGGCTTTGGCGGCCGTggtggaggcagaggaggaggaaggggaggcCCTCGCGGAGGACGAGGTGGCCGTGGTGGCTTTGGAG GTGGaagaggaggtggtggtggattTGGTGCTAAACCCCAGGGGAAGAAAATCAAGTTTGACGACTAA
- the b3gnt7 gene encoding UDP-GlcNAc:betaGal beta-1,3-N-acetylglucosaminyltransferase 7, giving the protein MMNNRDRWRVYKRVSVMFFLAVVALTVVQRGTINMGAPFELERQARMDVSNEAESGAALEEKTDSYLGFKSFWKASKNKLASKSSATTKEPPTTDLNSLKTWDVTSTNCSANPNISSQDWFKSLEPNFKQFLLYRHCRYFPMLLNHPEKCKGDIYLLMVIKSVATQHDRREVIRKTWGKEQVIDGKRIKTLFLIGKPSNEAERVNHQKLVEFEDYIYGDILQWDFLDSFFNLTLKETHFLKWFNIYCPGVRYIFKGDDDVFVSVENIFEFLESSSHSKDLFVGDVIFKAVPIRRKENKYYIPQALYSKPNYPPYAGGGGFLMDGTLARRLHWVADTLELYPIDDVFLGMCLEVLQVTPIKHNAFKTFGLVKNKQSKLNQEPCFFKSMIVVHKLLPSDLMHMWNLVNSDLVCSQKVEIL; this is encoded by the exons AT GATGAACAACAGAGATCGCTGGAGGGTGTACAAGAGGGTGAGCGTCATGTTTTTCCTGGCTGTGGTGGCACTTACTGTTGTCCAGAGAGGAACCATCAACATGGGGGCTCCTTTTGAACTTGAAAGGCAGGCTCGCATGGATGTGTCCAATGAAGCAGAATCTGGAGCTGCCCTTGAAGAGAAGACCGACTCCTACCTAGGGTTTAAAAGTTTCTGGAAGGCCAGCAAAAACAAGCTGGCATCCAAGTCTAGTGCCACTACAAAGGAGCCCCCAACTACTGACTTGAACAGCCTCAAAACGTGGGATGTAACCAGCACCAACTGTAGCGCCAACCCCAACATTTCAAGTCAGGACTGGTTCAAGAGCCTGGAGCCAAATTTCAAGCAGTTCCTGCTGTATCGACACTGCCGTTACTTCCCTATGCTTCTCAACCACCCAGAGAAGTGCAAAGGAGACATTTATTTGCTCATGGTGATAAAGTCTGTGGCAACGCAACATGATCGCAGAGAGGTGATCCGAAAAACCTGGGGCAAAGAGCAGGTCATCGACGGCAAGAGGATAAAGACCCTCTTCCTTATTGGCAAACCCTCCAATGAAGCAGAGAGAGTGAACCATCAGAAGTTAGTTGAGTTTGAGGACTACATCTACGGGGACATCCTCCAGTGGGACTTCCTGGATAGCTTCTTCAACCTCACGCTCAAGGAGACTCACTTCCTCAAGTGGTTCAACATCTACTGCCCTGGCGTGCGCTACATTTTCAAGGGTGATGATGATGTCTTTGTCAGCGTGGAGAACATCTTTGAGTTTCTAGAGAGCAGCAGCCACTCCAAGGACCTCTTTGTTGGAGATGTGATCTTCAAGGCCGTGCCAATACGTAGGAAGGAAAACAAATACTACATCCCCCAGGCTCTGTATAGTAAGCCAAACTACCCTCCGTATGCAGGAGGAGGGGGTTTCCTAATGGATGGAACCTTGGCAAGGAGGCTTCACTGGGTGGCTGATACCCTGGAGCTATACCCCATTGATGATGTCTTCCTGGGTATGTGTTTAGAGGTGCTTCAAGTCACTCCTATAAAACACAATGCCTTTAAGACGTTTGGCTTGGTCAAAAATAAGCAAAGTAAGTTGAATCAAGAACCTTGTTTCTTCAAGAGCATGATTGTGGTACACAAACTGCTCCCGTCGGACCTTATGCACATGTGGAATCTGGTCAACAGTGACCTGGTTTGCTCACAGAAAGTGGAGATCCTATAG